DNA from Candidatus Micrarchaeia archaeon:
TTTCTTGCTGTTAATGAATCTTTTGGTGTATCTGCATTTGTTCTTACTCCTAATTTTCTTGTTTCATCAGCCCATTTCATTAAAGTTTCAAAATCTCCGCTTAATTCTGGGTCAACTACTCTTATCTTGTCTTTGAAAACTTGTCCTGTTGTTCCATCTAATGTAATAAAATCTCCTTCTTTTATTAAAACACCTTTTTTTGTTGTAAATTGTTTTTTATTTTCATCTACATTAATATCTCCACATCCTGCTATACAGCATTTTCCCATACCTCTTGCTACTACTGCTGCATGTGAAGTCATACCTCCTGTTGAAGTTAATATTCCTTGTGCTGCATTCATACCTTCAATATCTTCAGGAGAGGTTTCTTTTCTAACTAAAATTACTTTTTCTCCATTTTGTTTTTTTTCATAAGCTTCTTCAGCTGAGAATACTGCAATTCCAACTGCTCCACCAGGAGATGCAGGCAATCCTTTTGCAATTTCTTCTGCATCATTTTTAGCAACTTCGTCTAATTGCTTATGCAGTAATTGATCTAATTGTTTTGCATCAATTCTCATTATAGCAGTTTCTTTATCAATTAAATTTTCTTTTTCCATATCAACTGCAATTTTAACTGCTGCTTTTGCTGTTCTTTTTCCAGATCTCGTTTGTAAAAAGAATAACTTACCTTCTTGAATTGTGAATTCAACATCCTGCATATCTTTATAATGTTTTTCTAATTTTTCTACTGTTTCTTTGAATTCATTATAAATATTTAAATTTTGATTTTCTAAATCTGAAATAGGTCTTGGAGTTCTTATACCTGCAACAACATCTTCTCCTTGTGCGTTCATTAGAAATTCACCATATAATTTATTTTCTCCTGTTGCAGGATTTCTTGAAAATGCAACTCCTGTTCCAGAAGTTTCACCCATATTTCCAAAAACCATTGCTTGAATATTTACTGCTGTTCCTTTTAATCCAGTAATTTCATTTAATCTTCTATATGTAATTGCTCTTTCATTATTCCATGAGCCAAAAACAGCATCAATTGCTTTCCATAATTGTTCTTTTGGATCTTGGGGAAAATCATTTCCAGTTTCTTTTTTAATTAGTTCTTTATATTTTCCAACTAATTTTTCTAAGTCATTTTCATCTAAATCTGTATCATATTCTATCCCTTTTTGGTCTTTAATTTCCTGCAATGCTTTTTCAAAAGAAGAATGTTTTACTCCTAAAACAACATCCCCAAACATTTGTAAAAATCTTCTATATGAATCCATTGCAAATCTTTTATTTTTTGTTTTATTTGCTAAACCAAAAACAGTTTTATCATTTAATCCTAAATTTAATACAGTATCCATCATACCTGGCATTGATATTGCAGCACCTGATCTTACTGAAACTAATAATGGGTCATCTGTGCCTAATTTTTTATCCATTTTTTCTTCTAATTCTATAAGATTTTCTTCAACTTGTTTTTTCATTTCTTCTGTGTAAGTTTTGTCATTTTTATAATATTCTTCACATGCTTTTGTTGTAATTGTAAATCCGGGAGGTACATTTACTCCGATGTTTGTCATTTCACTTAAATTAGCGCCTTTTCCACCTAATAAAGATTTCATATCTTTTTTTCCTTCTCCAAAAAAATATACATATTTTTCTACCATATCAATCACCTGAGTATTATATTTATAAGTAGTTCATTTAGTATATTTATTAAATAGTTAATTATTATAAAGGTTGGTAAACGCCGGCGACAGGAATTGAACCTGCGAGTCCAAAGGACACTGGTTTTCGAGACCAGCGCATTACCGCTCTGCCACACCGGCTTTTTTTATTTATTGATTTTGATTATTTATACAATAAAAACATTTATAAACACAAGCAGACATATTAATTAATACAATTTATTATATTTGAGGTGTTAAAATGGGAGAAGATAATCGTGCAGAAAAAAATGTTTTAATTATAACAAGTGTCCTTATTGCAGCAATAGTTTTAGTTGTGGCAGGATTAGTACTTAATGTTCCAGAATTTTTAGGATTTAATTTATTTGAAAATCAAGAAAATGAAGAACCAGTAAAAAATATTGAATCTTATTTAAATCAAAACCAAATTGAAACAACCGAAGAAGTTGAATTAGAGGAAGAACCAGAAGAAGAACCAAAAGAAGAAAAAATAGAAGCATTAGATACTTCAATTTCTATTTTAATAAATGATGGTGATGAAGAAACAGAAAATAGAGAAGTTGAATTATTATTAAAAGCAAAAGAAGTTTATAGATGTAAATTATGGAATGAAAATGAAGATTATTATACTGCAGATTGGTTTGATTTTGAAAAAGAAGAAATGGAAATGAATTGGGAATTAACTTCTGCTGGAGGAACAAAAGAAGTATTTTTTCAATGCAAAGATGAAGAAGATATTTTAACACCAGTTGTTTCAGATAAAATTTTTTATGATAAAGACTATCCTTCTGGAAGTGGAGGACATTCTTCAGGTGGGTCATCAAATAATGATGTTCCAGATTCAGTACCAAAATATCCATATGATTTAGTTTTGAATTTATATGGGGATACAGAAGAATATACAACTATTAGAGAGATAGATATTGAATTTTCAGTTAAAAATGCAGAAATATGCGAAATTTATGAAGAAGAGGGATTTGGAAGAGCAGTTTTATGTGATTCACAAGAAATTGAAGATTTTGTTTTAAGTGAAGGAGACGAATTAAAAACAATTTATTTTAGAGCAAAAAGAATAGGTGGAACTTGGGTAGAAATTTCAAAAAATATTATTTTAATTGAAAATGAACCAGAAAAACCAAAAGTTAATTTACGAATAGATGATAGTCCATATATAACCTTTATATTTGGTACAGAAGAAGAACCAGTTCCAGCTACAATTGATCATTATGAGATTTATAGAAAAACAGGTAATGCACCAGACGAAACAGAACCAAGAAAAAGAACAAATACTGATTCATTTGTAAAAATAGCAGATGTTGATTCAATTTCATATCAAGATACAAATGTAATTGAAGGAGAAAGATATACATATTATATAATTGCAGAAGATATTATTGGAAGAGAAAGCCCAAAATCAAATTATTTAACTCATGATGTTTTAGGAGATGCACCAACAGTTGAAATTGTAAGCCCAATAGATAGAGAAACAAGATATGGGATGACTTTTGTTGCATATAAAATTAATGATGACATTTCAAAAACTTTGGATGTATTAGTTTTTCTAGATGGCGTGAAATATTCACAAGGAGAAAAAAGAGTAGACCCAATGTTAAATTATGTTGCTCTTTTAAATTTAGATCAAGAAGGATCACATACATTGAAAATTAGGGTGACAGATGAAGCAGGACAAAGTACATACAGTGATGAAATTGAATTTAAATGGTATGAAACACAAGAAGATGATGATAATAACGACGATAATGGTGAACCAGCAGAAACAAATGAGGGAGTATCAAGCAGAAGACAAAATACAAATGATCCAAGCCCAGGAGATGTAACTCCAAGCCCAGAGCCAGATAATAAACCAACAGAAACAGTAAAGGAAATGGCTCCAAAAGTTAATGCAGTTTAACAATAAATGAGGTGTGTTAAATGGACCGTATTGAACGTAGATCAATTAAAAAAGCCAAAAAACTCGCTTTAAGAGTTAATGGAGGTAAAGTTGTATTATTTAGGGGAAGAGCATTAAGAAAAATAATAAGTGCAAAAGTATTATTGGAACAGGAAGTAGCAAGATTAGGCAAAGCAGACACTTCATCTAATTTAACAGATATACAAATAGAACTAGGGGAATTAAAAAAAGCAGAAGATAGTTTATTTAAGAAAAAATCATCTGATATGGTTGAAGATAAAAATATGGGTTTACTTTGGTATGGAGTTGACAGAAAGAAAGTAGAGATTATTATTAATAAAATTATAGATGGAAACGTAAGTTATTCTCTTGATGAAGCAAAAAGTGTTTTTATATCTGTTTTATCTATAGAATGGAGATTAGTCTGTGAAAAATATATTAAAGAAGTTAAAGAAGAATCTACGGAATTAACAGTAACACAACTTGAATTAGTTTTAAAAGCAAAAGAAAAATTGATTAAATTATATCCAAGTTTAGAAGGACAAAAAATAATAAAAACAGAAAAAGAGGCACATTCTCTAGGTTTTCTAGTTCATTTTCCCACTATTCTTTTTGGATTAAAAAAAGAGCATTTAAGAAAAAAACATCTAAATACTTGTATTTCAGATGATGCATTATACTGTGAGATATTAAACATTAAAGATAGAATAGTTAATACATATTTTGAATAATATATTTAATCCAAAAAACCTTTATTTTACCTTTTTATTTTTATCTATTCTTAATTAATTGGTGATTTTATGGATTTAAAATTAGTAGAAATAAACACTGGATTTAATATGATAATAGGCCAGGCGCATTTTATTAAGACAATTGAAGATATTTATGAAACAATAATAAACACAGTTCCTAATGCTAAATTTGCAGTAGCTTTTTGTGAAGCATCAGGTCCTTGTTTAATACGCTATGAATCAACAGATAAAGAATTGGAAGAGAAGACTATAGATATTGCGCGTAAGTTATCAGCAGGACACTCATTTGTAATTTTAATGAAAGATATGTATCCTATAAATATTTTAAATCAAATAAAACAAGTTCTAGAAGTATGTAATATATTTTGTGCTACTCAAAACTCAGTACAAGTAATTATAGCAGAAACAGACCAAGGAAGAGGAATTTTAGGAGTAATAGATGGAGATAAATCAAAAGGAATTGAAACAGAAGATGATAAAATACATAGAAAAGAATTTTTAAGAAAAATTGGATATAAATTTTAATCTTTTTTATTTAGTTTTTTATTTATCATTTTTATTACATTTTTATCTTTTTCCCAAAATGAATATTCTCTTAAACTTTCAAATATTCTATTTATCTCTTCATCTTTTTTCTTAGCCAATATAAGTAATTTATTA
Protein-coding regions in this window:
- a CDS encoding adenosine-specific kinase, producing the protein MDLKLVEINTGFNMIIGQAHFIKTIEDIYETIINTVPNAKFAVAFCEASGPCLIRYESTDKELEEKTIDIARKLSAGHSFVILMKDMYPINILNQIKQVLEVCNIFCATQNSVQVIIAETDQGRGILGVIDGDKSKGIETEDDKIHRKEFLRKIGYKF
- the ppdK gene encoding pyruvate, phosphate dikinase yields the protein MVEKYVYFFGEGKKDMKSLLGGKGANLSEMTNIGVNVPPGFTITTKACEEYYKNDKTYTEEMKKQVEENLIELEEKMDKKLGTDDPLLVSVRSGAAISMPGMMDTVLNLGLNDKTVFGLANKTKNKRFAMDSYRRFLQMFGDVVLGVKHSSFEKALQEIKDQKGIEYDTDLDENDLEKLVGKYKELIKKETGNDFPQDPKEQLWKAIDAVFGSWNNERAITYRRLNEITGLKGTAVNIQAMVFGNMGETSGTGVAFSRNPATGENKLYGEFLMNAQGEDVVAGIRTPRPISDLENQNLNIYNEFKETVEKLEKHYKDMQDVEFTIQEGKLFFLQTRSGKRTAKAAVKIAVDMEKENLIDKETAIMRIDAKQLDQLLHKQLDEVAKNDAEEIAKGLPASPGGAVGIAVFSAEEAYEKKQNGEKVILVRKETSPEDIEGMNAAQGILTSTGGMTSHAAVVARGMGKCCIAGCGDINVDENKKQFTTKKGVLIKEGDFITLDGTTGQVFKDKIRVVDPELSGDFETLMKWADETRKLGVRTNADTPKDSLTARKFGAEGIGLCRTEHMFFDEERIKAVREMILSESKQGREKALQKIRPMQEGDFYEIFKVMNGLEVTIRLLDPPLHEFLPREDKDIIELSKEMNIEEQKLRNTIQELHEFNPMLGHRGCRLAITYPEIAVMQTQAIIGAALKTRKEGIDAKPEIMVPLIGKTEELEYLAKIIKETADKMILESKQELKYKIGTMIEIPRAALTADEIAKTAEFFSFGTNDLTQMTFGYSRDDAGKFIKDYKEKGILEKDPFETIDQKGVGKLIKMTCDLGRQTRPNIKIGICGEQGGEPESIDFCHKTGLTYVSCSPYRVPIARLAAAQSAIKNKN